A genomic region of Candidatus Pseudomonas phytovorans contains the following coding sequences:
- the rlmN gene encoding 23S rRNA (adenine(2503)-C(2))-methyltransferase RlmN has protein sequence MTTSTGKINLLGLTQPEMEQFFDSIGEKRFRAGQVMKWIHHFGVSDFADMTNVGKVLREKLEAVAEIRPPEVVSEDISADGTRKWVIRVASGSCVETVYIPTDDRGTLCVSSQAGCALDCSFCSTGKQGFNSNLTAAEVIGQVWLANKSFGTVPAKVDRAITNVVMMGMGEPLLNFDNVIAAMKIMMDDLGYGISKRRVTLSTSGVVPMIDELAKHIDVSLALSLHAPNDELRNKLVPINKKYPLKVLLESCMGYMSTLGGKRVLTVEYTLLKDVNDQPEHAKQMIELLRDVPCKINLIPFNPFPHSGYERPSNNAIRRFQDLLHHGGFNVTTRTTRGEDIDAACGQLVGQVNDRTRRSERYIAVRQLSADVELQDSAASH, from the coding sequence ATGACGACATCTACTGGCAAAATCAACCTGTTGGGTCTGACCCAGCCGGAAATGGAACAATTCTTCGACTCGATCGGGGAAAAACGCTTCCGTGCCGGCCAGGTGATGAAATGGATTCACCATTTTGGCGTGTCCGACTTTGCGGACATGACCAACGTAGGCAAGGTCTTGCGCGAAAAGCTCGAGGCCGTTGCCGAGATTCGACCACCAGAAGTGGTCAGTGAAGACATTTCCGCCGATGGCACCCGCAAGTGGGTGATTCGCGTTGCCTCCGGCAGCTGCGTCGAGACGGTCTACATCCCCACCGACGATCGCGGCACCCTGTGCGTATCGTCGCAAGCCGGCTGTGCCCTGGATTGCAGCTTCTGCTCCACCGGCAAGCAAGGCTTCAACAGCAACCTCACCGCCGCCGAAGTCATTGGCCAGGTGTGGCTTGCCAACAAATCTTTCGGGACCGTTCCTGCCAAAGTCGACCGCGCAATTACCAACGTGGTCATGATGGGCATGGGCGAGCCTTTGCTGAACTTCGACAACGTCATCGCCGCCATGAAAATCATGATGGATGACCTGGGCTATGGCATTTCCAAGCGTCGCGTCACCCTGTCCACCTCGGGCGTGGTGCCGATGATCGACGAACTGGCCAAGCACATCGACGTGTCGCTGGCCCTGTCGCTGCACGCTCCAAACGACGAACTGCGCAACAAGCTGGTACCGATCAACAAGAAGTACCCGCTGAAAGTGCTGCTGGAATCGTGCATGGGCTACATGTCCACCCTGGGTGGCAAGCGGGTGCTCACCGTCGAGTACACCCTGCTCAAGGACGTCAATGACCAGCCTGAGCATGCCAAGCAGATGATCGAGTTGCTGCGCGACGTACCGTGCAAGATCAACCTGATCCCGTTCAACCCGTTCCCGCACTCGGGCTACGAGCGGCCAAGCAACAACGCCATTCGTCGATTCCAGGACCTGCTGCACCACGGTGGTTTCAACGTGACCACCCGCACCACCCGTGGCGAGGACATCGATGCTGCCTGTGGCCAGCTGGTGGGCCAGGTCAACGACCGTACCCGCCGCAGTGAGCGTTACATCGCAGTTCGCCAGCTTTCTGCGGACGTCGAGCTGCAAGACAGCGCCGCCAGCCACTGA
- the pilW gene encoding type IV pilus biogenesis/stability protein PilW, with product MSLRAALSILALSLLAGCVSGGASDPLASRQGRADAGRAYVQLGLGYLQQGLTEQAKAPLGKALAIDSTDANAHAALALVFQAEAEPALAETHFRKALQVSRGDTRIRNNYGSFLYAQGRFAEAEQMFRLASGDTLYPERSRVYENLGLTALKLERRDQAHAYLLKALQLNQRQPKALLEMAELSYENRHYVPARDYYDRFSQLSDHDARSLLLGSRLARVFDEQGTLAELGQQLQRLYPGTPEYQQYLSEQR from the coding sequence ATGAGCCTGCGCGCCGCGCTGTCGATCCTTGCGCTTTCGCTGCTGGCAGGCTGCGTGTCGGGCGGCGCGAGCGACCCGCTCGCCAGCCGCCAGGGCAGGGCGGATGCAGGGCGGGCATATGTTCAGCTTGGCCTGGGTTATTTGCAACAGGGTTTGACCGAGCAGGCCAAGGCGCCGCTGGGCAAGGCGCTGGCCATAGACAGCACCGATGCTAACGCGCACGCCGCCCTGGCGCTGGTGTTTCAAGCCGAGGCCGAGCCGGCACTGGCCGAGACCCACTTTCGCAAAGCCCTGCAGGTCAGCCGCGGCGACACGCGAATTCGCAACAACTACGGCAGTTTCCTTTATGCTCAGGGGCGATTTGCCGAGGCCGAACAGATGTTTCGCCTGGCCAGTGGCGATACCCTGTATCCTGAGCGCTCACGCGTGTACGAGAACCTCGGCCTGACCGCCCTGAAGCTTGAACGCCGCGATCAGGCGCACGCGTATCTGCTGAAAGCGTTGCAACTCAACCAGCGGCAACCGAAAGCGTTGCTGGAAATGGCTGAGTTGTCCTACGAAAACAGGCATTATGTGCCGGCCCGGGACTACTACGATCGTTTCAGCCAATTGAGCGACCACGATGCCCGTAGTCTGCTGCTGGGCAGCCGCCTTGCCAGGGTGTTCGACGAGCAGGGCACACTGGCCGAGCTGGGCCAGCAATTACAA